From Eleftheria terrae, the proteins below share one genomic window:
- a CDS encoding ABC transporter substrate-binding protein — protein MNKVWSGVLAGVLGLGLAAVAQARGFEDIKKQGRIVIASEGQYAPFNHFENNKLSGFEIELAELVAKKMGLSVEWKALGFDALLAGLNQGRWDLVIASHGVTEERSRAVTFTEPHYCSGGIVVSKNPAVRTAQDLAGKAVAVQTGSSYMQNLLKLPGLKEVKNFPQDTDARTAMLSGRLDAWVTDRFVAKAAAKAQPKAGMQVGELIFVERIAAAVAKGNAGLAEAYNKALKESFADGSYAALSNRYFGEDVRCK, from the coding sequence ATGAACAAGGTGTGGAGCGGCGTGCTCGCCGGTGTCCTGGGGCTCGGCCTGGCCGCCGTGGCACAGGCCCGGGGCTTCGAGGACATCAAGAAGCAGGGCCGCATCGTGATTGCGTCCGAAGGGCAGTACGCCCCCTTCAACCACTTCGAGAACAACAAGCTCAGCGGCTTCGAGATCGAGCTGGCCGAGCTGGTGGCCAAGAAGATGGGCCTGTCGGTGGAGTGGAAGGCGCTCGGCTTCGACGCCTTGCTGGCGGGCCTGAACCAGGGCCGCTGGGACCTGGTGATCGCCTCGCACGGCGTCACCGAGGAGCGCTCGCGCGCCGTCACCTTCACCGAGCCGCACTATTGCTCGGGCGGCATCGTGGTGTCGAAGAACCCGGCGGTGCGCACCGCCCAGGACCTGGCCGGCAAGGCGGTCGCGGTGCAGACCGGCTCGTCCTACATGCAGAACCTGCTGAAGCTGCCCGGACTGAAGGAGGTGAAGAACTTCCCGCAGGACACCGACGCCCGCACCGCCATGCTGTCGGGCCGGCTCGACGCCTGGGTGACCGACCGCTTTGTCGCCAAGGCCGCGGCCAAGGCCCAGCCGAAGGCCGGCATGCAGGTGGGCGAGCTGATCTTCGTGGAGCGCATCGCCGCCGCCGTGGCCAAGGGCAATGCCGGCCTGGCCGAGGCCTACAACAAGGCGCTGAAAGAGAGCTTCGCCGACGGCAGCTATGCGGCGCTGTCGAATCGCTACTTCGGCGAAGACGTGCGGTGCAAGTGA
- a CDS encoding succinylglutamate desuccinylase has translation MALLDFAGAAAGFTAAGWQGEAWAPEVWHFAPLGRVARWRLLLSVGVHGDETAPIEMMAGLLPRWAASAGQLQCELLVCIGNPPAVNAGRRYLEVDLNRLFSARASGEGAEPARAAVLREAAARFLQGGRPALHLDLHTTIRPSLRPTFAVLPLNGPEAVRGPLLAWLASAGLDAALSNPLPSGTFSAWSAGLGAAGCTVELGRVGRFGENRLELLQRFEQALDLLVRRAAPGPVGRGEMAHYRVSRELVRASEGFQLLLSPEAPNFHRFSAGEAIAEEGGQVVRALSDDECIVFPNPKVALGQRAGLLVAPDGVVSA, from the coding sequence ATGGCTCTGCTTGATTTTGCCGGCGCTGCTGCCGGCTTCACCGCCGCCGGCTGGCAGGGCGAGGCCTGGGCCCCCGAGGTCTGGCACTTTGCACCGCTTGGCCGCGTTGCCCGCTGGCGCCTGCTGTTGTCGGTCGGCGTGCACGGCGACGAGACCGCGCCGATCGAGATGATGGCCGGCCTGCTGCCGCGCTGGGCCGCCTCGGCCGGCCAGCTGCAGTGCGAGCTGCTGGTGTGCATCGGCAATCCGCCGGCGGTGAACGCCGGGCGGCGCTACCTGGAGGTCGACCTGAACCGGCTGTTCTCGGCCCGTGCCAGCGGCGAAGGCGCCGAGCCGGCCCGTGCCGCGGTGCTGCGCGAGGCGGCGGCGCGTTTCCTGCAAGGCGGCCGCCCCGCCTTGCACCTGGACTTGCACACCACCATCCGGCCCTCGCTGCGGCCCACCTTCGCGGTGCTGCCGCTCAACGGGCCCGAGGCCGTGCGTGGCCCGCTGCTGGCCTGGCTGGCGTCGGCCGGGCTCGATGCGGCACTGTCCAATCCGCTGCCCAGCGGCACCTTCAGCGCCTGGAGCGCCGGCCTGGGCGCGGCGGGCTGCACCGTGGAGCTGGGCCGGGTGGGGCGCTTCGGCGAGAACCGCCTGGAGCTGCTGCAGCGCTTCGAGCAGGCGCTTGACCTGCTGGTGCGGCGTGCTGCGCCAGGCCCGGTGGGCCGCGGCGAGATGGCCCACTACCGCGTCAGCCGCGAACTGGTGCGCGCCAGCGAGGGCTTCCAGCTGCTGCTGTCGCCCGAAGCGCCCAACTTCCACCGCTTCTCCGCCGGCGAGGCCATCGCCGAAGAGGGCGGGCAGGTGGTGCGGGCGCTGTCCGACGACGAATGCATCGTCTTCCCCAACCCCAAGGTGGCGCTGGGCCAGCGGGCCGGCCTGCTGGTGGCGCCCGACGGCGTCGTCAGCGCATGA
- a CDS encoding amino acid ABC transporter ATP-binding protein: protein MTHPTQATPATQALIRVEGLSKRFGPVPVLKDVTTHFNAGEVAVIVGASGSGKSTLLRMLNRLEKHDGGRILLDGMELGDSPRQLEALRRQVGMVFQQFNLFPHKTVLDNVTLAPRRLRKLGRAAANEQALELLQRVGMREHAHKYPFQLSGGQQQRVAIARALAMQPRVMLFDEPTSALDPEMVKEVLDVMKQLATSGMTMIVVTHEMGFAREVGDRILFFDQGRIVQDAPPAQFFGAQEHPRIRAFLGQVAH, encoded by the coding sequence ATGACACACCCCACCCAGGCCACGCCGGCCACCCAGGCCCTGATCCGGGTGGAAGGCCTCAGCAAGCGCTTCGGGCCGGTGCCGGTGCTCAAGGACGTCACGACGCACTTCAACGCCGGCGAGGTCGCGGTGATCGTCGGCGCCTCCGGCTCCGGCAAGTCCACGCTGCTGCGCATGCTGAACCGGCTGGAGAAGCACGACGGCGGCCGCATCCTGCTCGACGGCATGGAGTTGGGCGACAGCCCGCGGCAGCTGGAGGCGCTGCGCCGCCAGGTCGGCATGGTGTTCCAGCAGTTCAACCTGTTCCCGCACAAGACCGTGCTCGACAACGTGACGCTCGCGCCGCGCCGCCTGCGCAAGCTGGGCCGGGCGGCGGCCAACGAGCAGGCCCTGGAGCTGCTGCAGCGAGTGGGCATGCGCGAGCATGCGCACAAGTACCCGTTCCAGCTCTCCGGCGGCCAGCAGCAGCGGGTGGCCATCGCCCGGGCGCTGGCGATGCAGCCGCGGGTGATGCTGTTCGACGAGCCAACCTCGGCGCTCGACCCCGAGATGGTCAAGGAAGTGCTGGACGTGATGAAGCAGCTGGCCACCTCGGGCATGACGATGATCGTCGTCACGCACGAGATGGGCTTCGCCCGCGAGGTCGGCGACCGCATCCTGTTCTTCGACCAGGGCCGCATCGTGCAGGATGCACCGCCGGCGCAGTTCTTTGGCGCCCAGGAGCATCCGCGCATCCGTGCCTTCCTCGGGCAGGTGGCGCACTGA
- a CDS encoding GlxA family transcriptional regulator, whose product MSEIEPAPGEERPLPGPWLALAQEGVRPSCGLLHWQPLPPVELAMAGAVLAAAAGQGAADLAPAWLGPAAITPDTAPALLFLAEPPPDAPAAETLKRLAGQAALVFLLGPAVRWFAASRWARGRRVALHWADLAGHEQLPEQVIASPAIIEVSEKWTTCCGGAAVHDLLLLLVEALCGAKLRQAVQDELCLERVREPATRQRQSLPGSMGQLVPKLAEAVALMEANIEEPLQSEELAELVGMSRRQLERLFKQHLDSVPSRYYLELRLGKARRLLRETRHSLLQIALMCGFSSGSHFSTSYSAVFGVTPRDERQKMLRGG is encoded by the coding sequence ATGAGCGAGATCGAGCCGGCCCCCGGCGAGGAACGCCCGCTGCCCGGCCCCTGGCTGGCGCTGGCGCAAGAGGGCGTGCGCCCGTCCTGCGGCCTGCTGCACTGGCAGCCGCTGCCGCCGGTGGAGCTTGCCATGGCGGGCGCGGTGCTGGCCGCCGCCGCCGGGCAGGGCGCCGCGGACCTGGCCCCCGCCTGGCTCGGCCCCGCCGCCATCACACCGGACACCGCCCCGGCGCTCCTGTTCCTGGCCGAGCCGCCCCCCGACGCCCCGGCCGCCGAAACCCTCAAGCGCCTGGCGGGGCAGGCGGCCCTGGTCTTCCTGCTCGGGCCCGCCGTGCGCTGGTTCGCCGCCAGCCGCTGGGCGCGCGGGCGCCGCGTGGCACTGCACTGGGCCGACCTGGCGGGCCACGAGCAGTTGCCGGAGCAGGTCATCGCCTCGCCGGCCATCATCGAAGTCAGCGAGAAATGGACCACCTGCTGCGGTGGCGCCGCCGTGCACGACCTGCTGTTGCTGCTGGTGGAAGCCCTGTGCGGCGCCAAGCTGCGCCAGGCGGTGCAGGACGAGTTGTGCCTGGAGCGGGTGCGTGAGCCAGCCACCCGGCAGCGCCAGTCGCTGCCGGGCAGCATGGGGCAGCTGGTGCCCAAGCTGGCCGAGGCGGTGGCCCTGATGGAGGCCAACATCGAAGAGCCGCTGCAGTCGGAGGAGCTGGCCGAGCTGGTCGGCATGTCGCGCCGGCAGCTGGAGCGGCTGTTCAAGCAGCACCTGGACAGCGTGCCTTCGCGCTATTACCTGGAGCTGCGCCTGGGCAAGGCCCGGCGCCTGCTGCGCGAGACGCGGCATTCGCTGCTGCAGATCGCCCTGATGTGCGGCTTTTCCTCCGGCTCGCACTTCTCGACCAGCTACAGCGCCGTCTTCGGCGTCACCCCGCGCGACGAGCGGCAGAAGATGCTGCGCGGCGGCTGA
- a CDS encoding amino acid ABC transporter permease, with the protein MTALSLQWPAAWSRQQRSTATIVVAAGVLVLLLWLMSIPLAWAPEPIGENARAFAEGTRVTVQLTLVAGVAGIAIGVLAALGKLSRIAPLRWLASLYIWVVRGTPLLVQVLFVFFALPVMVPGLQLSDFASACVALAFNVGAYNAEAIRSGMLAVPRGQGEAARSLGLSPWHTFIDVSFPQAFKVALAPLVNNSVALLKDSSLAYAIGVVELTNVGNRIQASSFQPVPTLVTVAVLYLALTTVMTQISSAIERHFDVEGRQP; encoded by the coding sequence ATGACCGCCTTGTCCCTGCAGTGGCCCGCCGCCTGGAGCCGCCAGCAACGCAGCACCGCCACCATCGTGGTGGCGGCTGGCGTGCTGGTGCTGCTGCTGTGGCTGATGTCCATCCCGCTGGCCTGGGCGCCGGAGCCCATTGGCGAAAACGCCCGTGCCTTCGCCGAGGGCACCCGCGTGACGGTGCAGCTCACCCTGGTGGCCGGCGTGGCCGGCATCGCCATCGGCGTGCTGGCCGCGCTCGGCAAGCTCTCGCGCATCGCGCCGCTGCGCTGGCTGGCCTCGCTCTACATCTGGGTGGTGCGCGGCACGCCGCTGCTGGTGCAGGTGCTGTTCGTGTTCTTTGCGCTGCCGGTGATGGTGCCGGGCCTGCAGCTGTCGGACTTCGCCTCGGCCTGCGTCGCGCTGGCCTTCAACGTCGGTGCCTACAACGCCGAGGCCATCCGCTCCGGCATGCTGGCCGTGCCGCGCGGGCAGGGCGAGGCGGCCCGTTCGCTGGGGCTGTCGCCCTGGCACACCTTCATCGACGTGAGCTTTCCGCAGGCCTTCAAGGTGGCGCTGGCGCCGCTGGTCAACAACTCGGTGGCCCTGTTGAAGGACTCGTCGTTGGCCTACGCCATCGGCGTGGTCGAGCTCACCAACGTCGGCAACCGCATCCAGGCCTCCAGCTTCCAGCCGGTGCCCACGCTGGTGACGGTGGCCGTGCTCTACCTCGCATTGACGACCGTGATGACGCAAATCTCCAGTGCCATCGAGCGCCACTTCGACGTGGAGGGCCGGCAGCCATGA